In Mycobacterium sp. JS623, one genomic interval encodes:
- a CDS encoding TetR/AcrR family transcriptional regulator: MSSTAADERPRVRREATRAALIEATAQIMLDEGYAAATSRRVAGKAGVKAALVHYYFPSMDDLFVAVLRDKAEDNLARQREAIAEAQPLHALWQLNSAHDAQLFTEFLAMANHRKAIRSEIVAYAMRFRDLEEGVVTLALKARGIDLGLFPPVVMTMIMGGLARIVLHEQGLGITRGHREAAAFIDRWLDRLEMPDWDQPGPGTERR; encoded by the coding sequence GTGTCCAGCACCGCAGCTGACGAGCGACCCCGCGTCCGACGTGAGGCGACCCGGGCTGCGCTGATCGAGGCAACCGCCCAAATCATGCTCGACGAGGGCTATGCGGCAGCCACGTCGCGACGGGTGGCGGGCAAGGCCGGTGTGAAGGCCGCGCTGGTGCACTACTACTTCCCGAGCATGGACGACCTGTTCGTCGCCGTCCTGCGCGACAAGGCCGAGGACAATCTGGCACGCCAGCGAGAGGCGATCGCCGAGGCCCAGCCGCTGCATGCGCTATGGCAGCTCAACAGCGCGCACGACGCGCAGTTGTTCACCGAGTTTCTCGCGATGGCCAACCACCGCAAGGCAATTCGGAGCGAGATCGTGGCTTATGCCATGCGATTCCGCGATCTAGAAGAAGGCGTCGTCACCTTGGCTTTGAAGGCCCGCGGCATCGATCTCGGACTGTTCCCGCCAGTGGTCATGACCATGATCATGGGCGGCCTGGCCCGGATCGTGCTCCACGAACAGGGACTTGGCATCACCCGGGGACACCGCGAGGCCGCCGCCTTCATCGACCGCTGGCTTGATCGCCTCGAAATGCCGGACTGGGATCAGCC
- a CDS encoding FdhF/YdeP family oxidoreductase translates to MGVENPKIKAPKKSAAGMPAVMHALEYSLEQTSLVRTAINLLSINQANGIDCPGCAWPEPAAGKRHKNEYCENGAKHIADEATTRRITREFFREHSISELATKSDTWLNEQGRLTEPMVKLPGSDHYEPISWDGALDLLAAELRGLDSPDEALFYTSGRLSNEAAFLLQLFARAYGTNNLPDCSNMCHESSGAGLTETLGVGKGSVSLDDLHEADLLLAVGLNPGTNMPRMLSALEETKRNGGYVIAVNTLPEAGLIRFKNPQKVSGILGRGTPIADQFLHIKPCGDLALFQAINALLLKAEDAAPGTVLDFEFIDTHTSGFTEFADHARQLAWADVLDATGLSREEIQHVVDKVLGSTKVVVCWAMGVTQQKHGVATVREIVNFLMLRGNLGRRGTGVCPVRGHSNVQGDRTMGIWEKMPQSFLDALAQEFGFTPPARHGLDAVNSIRAMRDGRAKLFLGFAGNFVRATPDSEATERAVRNCRLTAHVSTKLNLSHAVCGETALILPTLGRTDRDVQSTGEQFVTVEDSMSIVHPSRGRLTPASEHLLSEVAIVCRLARRTLGGLPEINWEKFESDYDVIRDAISRVVPDFEDFNDRVRRPGGFALTNPVNEYRFNTTSGKAQFTANTFDRIQVPAGHLVLQTMRSHDQWNTVPYAPNDRYRGIKNARRIVLVNPADIEKLGLADRQLVDLVSIFHDGVERRARDFRVVAYPAARGSAASYYPETNVLVPLDSVADISNTPTSKGVLVRLEPATTTVGCFSINNIVLDTQPQERIVIQRTPPSQDLE, encoded by the coding sequence ATGGGCGTCGAGAACCCAAAGATCAAGGCGCCCAAGAAGTCAGCTGCCGGGATGCCTGCGGTGATGCACGCACTGGAGTACTCGCTGGAGCAGACGTCGCTGGTGCGAACGGCGATCAATCTGCTGAGCATCAATCAGGCCAACGGGATCGACTGTCCAGGCTGTGCCTGGCCGGAACCCGCCGCAGGCAAGCGACACAAGAACGAGTATTGCGAAAACGGCGCCAAGCACATCGCCGACGAGGCCACCACCCGCAGGATCACGCGAGAGTTCTTCCGGGAGCACTCGATATCCGAGCTGGCGACCAAGTCCGACACCTGGCTCAACGAACAGGGCCGGCTGACCGAGCCGATGGTCAAGCTGCCAGGGTCGGATCACTACGAGCCGATCAGCTGGGACGGCGCCCTCGACTTGCTGGCGGCCGAGCTGCGCGGGCTCGACTCTCCCGACGAGGCGCTGTTCTACACGTCCGGGCGGCTCAGCAACGAAGCGGCTTTCCTGCTGCAGTTGTTCGCCCGGGCCTACGGCACGAACAACCTGCCCGACTGCAGCAACATGTGTCACGAATCCAGTGGTGCCGGCCTGACCGAGACACTCGGCGTCGGCAAGGGCAGCGTGAGCCTCGACGATCTGCACGAGGCCGATCTACTGCTCGCCGTCGGCCTCAACCCCGGCACCAATATGCCTCGAATGCTCTCGGCCCTGGAGGAAACCAAACGCAACGGTGGATACGTCATCGCCGTGAACACGTTGCCGGAGGCGGGGCTGATCCGTTTCAAGAACCCACAGAAGGTCAGCGGAATCCTCGGCCGCGGAACGCCGATCGCCGATCAGTTCCTGCACATCAAACCGTGCGGCGACCTCGCGCTGTTTCAGGCCATCAACGCGCTGCTGCTCAAGGCCGAGGATGCCGCCCCTGGCACGGTGCTGGACTTCGAGTTCATCGACACTCACACCTCGGGCTTTACCGAGTTCGCCGATCACGCGCGGCAGCTCGCATGGGCAGATGTCCTCGACGCGACCGGCCTTTCGCGCGAGGAGATCCAGCACGTCGTCGACAAAGTGCTGGGGAGCACGAAGGTCGTCGTCTGCTGGGCGATGGGCGTCACCCAACAGAAACACGGCGTGGCGACAGTCCGGGAGATCGTGAACTTCCTGATGCTGCGCGGAAACCTCGGACGACGGGGTACGGGGGTCTGCCCGGTGCGCGGGCACAGCAACGTGCAGGGCGACCGCACGATGGGCATCTGGGAGAAGATGCCGCAGTCGTTCCTCGACGCGCTCGCGCAGGAGTTCGGCTTCACTCCCCCTGCCAGGCACGGCCTGGACGCGGTCAACTCCATCCGCGCGATGCGGGACGGCAGGGCGAAGTTGTTCCTCGGTTTCGCAGGCAATTTCGTGCGCGCGACCCCGGACAGCGAAGCGACCGAGCGCGCGGTGCGCAACTGTCGGCTGACGGCGCACGTTTCGACGAAGCTCAACCTCTCGCACGCGGTGTGCGGCGAGACGGCCTTGATCCTGCCCACACTTGGCCGCACCGACCGCGATGTCCAGTCGACCGGCGAGCAGTTCGTCACGGTCGAGGACTCGATGAGCATCGTGCACCCATCCCGCGGGAGGCTCACCCCAGCGTCTGAACATCTGCTGAGCGAGGTGGCGATTGTGTGCAGGCTCGCTCGGCGCACACTTGGCGGCCTGCCCGAGATCAATTGGGAGAAGTTCGAATCCGACTATGACGTGATCCGCGATGCGATATCCCGTGTGGTGCCCGATTTCGAGGACTTCAACGACCGGGTGCGACGGCCGGGCGGCTTCGCATTGACCAATCCGGTCAACGAGTATCGGTTCAACACGACATCCGGCAAAGCGCAGTTCACTGCCAACACGTTCGACAGGATCCAGGTTCCTGCAGGACATCTCGTGCTTCAGACGATGCGATCACACGACCAGTGGAACACCGTGCCCTATGCCCCGAACGACCGGTACCGAGGCATCAAGAACGCCCGACGGATCGTCCTCGTCAATCCCGCTGACATCGAAAAGCTCGGGCTTGCCGATAGGCAGTTGGTCGATCTGGTGAGTATCTTCCATGACGGTGTCGAGCGGCGGGCAAGAGACTTTCGCGTAGTCGCCTACCCCGCCGCGCGCGGATCGGCGGCGTCGTACTACCCGGAGACCAACGTGCTCGTTCCGCTCGACAGCGTGGCCGACATCAGCAACACCCCGACGTCCAAGGGCGTCCTCGTGCGGCTGGAACCAGCCACCACCACGGTCGGTTGTTTCAGCATCAACAACATAGTTCTCGATACGCAACCTCAGGAGCGGATAGTGATCCAGCGCACACCGCCTAGTCAAGATCTGGAGTGA
- a CDS encoding NAD(P)(+) transhydrogenase (Re/Si-specific) subunit beta yields the protein MNYLVTVLYIIAFAMFIYGLMGLTGPKTAVRGNWIAGAGMALAVVATLIAIRHTENWLLIIAGLLLGVALGVPPARLTKMTAMPQLVALFNGVGGGTVALIALSEFIDTSGFSNFKHGESPTVHIVVASLFAAIIGSISFWGSIIAFGKLQEILPGRPIGVGRLQQPLNLLLLAGAVAAAVAIGLAARPASGGASLWWMVGLLIAAGVLGLMVVLPIGGADMPVVISLLNALTGLSAAAAGLALNNTAMIVAGMIVGASGSILTNLMAKAMNRSIPAIVAGGFGGGGMAASSDDGVDRVVKATSAADAAIQMAYANQVIVVPGYGLAVAQAQHAVKDLAGMLEQRGVPVKYAIHPVAGRMPGHMNVLLAEADVEYDAMKEMDDINDDFSRTDVTIVIGANDVTNPAARTDPSSPIHGMPILNVDQSKSVIVLKRSMNSGFAGIENPLFYADGTTMLFGDAKKSVTEVAEELKVL from the coding sequence ATGAACTATCTCGTTACGGTGCTCTACATCATCGCGTTCGCGATGTTCATCTACGGCCTGATGGGGCTGACCGGTCCGAAGACCGCGGTGCGCGGCAACTGGATCGCGGGGGCGGGCATGGCCCTCGCGGTGGTGGCGACGCTGATCGCGATTCGGCACACCGAGAACTGGTTGCTCATCATCGCCGGCCTATTGCTCGGCGTGGCACTGGGGGTGCCTCCCGCCCGGTTGACGAAGATGACCGCGATGCCCCAGCTGGTCGCTCTGTTCAACGGCGTGGGTGGCGGCACGGTGGCCTTGATCGCATTGTCGGAATTCATTGATACGTCAGGCTTCTCGAACTTCAAGCACGGTGAGTCGCCGACGGTACACATCGTGGTGGCCTCACTGTTCGCCGCGATCATCGGGTCGATCTCGTTCTGGGGTTCAATCATCGCGTTCGGAAAGCTGCAAGAGATCCTGCCCGGCCGCCCGATCGGCGTCGGTAGGTTGCAGCAGCCGCTCAACCTGTTGCTGCTCGCCGGTGCGGTGGCCGCTGCCGTGGCGATCGGGCTGGCCGCGCGTCCCGCCAGCGGCGGTGCGTCGCTGTGGTGGATGGTCGGCCTGTTGATCGCAGCTGGCGTGCTGGGCTTGATGGTGGTGCTGCCGATCGGTGGTGCCGACATGCCCGTCGTCATCTCGCTGCTGAATGCTCTCACCGGATTGTCAGCTGCTGCAGCGGGTTTAGCGCTGAACAACACCGCGATGATCGTCGCGGGCATGATCGTCGGTGCGTCCGGTTCGATCCTGACCAACCTGATGGCCAAGGCGATGAACCGCTCCATTCCCGCGATCGTGGCAGGCGGCTTCGGCGGCGGCGGGATGGCCGCGTCGAGTGATGACGGTGTCGACAGGGTGGTGAAGGCAACCTCGGCGGCCGACGCCGCGATCCAGATGGCGTACGCCAATCAGGTGATCGTGGTCCCCGGCTACGGCCTTGCCGTCGCGCAGGCGCAGCACGCCGTCAAAGACCTGGCGGGGATGCTCGAACAACGCGGAGTGCCAGTCAAATACGCGATCCATCCGGTTGCCGGGCGGATGCCCGGACACATGAACGTGCTGCTGGCCGAAGCCGACGTCGAGTACGACGCGATGAAGGAGATGGACGACATCAACGATGACTTCTCACGCACCGACGTGACCATCGTCATCGGCGCCAACGACGTCACCAATCCGGCGGCGCGCACCGATCCGTCCAGTCCGATTCATGGCATGCCGATCCTCAACGTCGATCAGTCCAAGTCGGTGATCGTGCTCAAGCGCTCGATGAACTCCGGCTTCGCAGGCATCGAGAACCCGTTGTTCTACGCCGACGGCACCACCATGCTGTTCGGTGACGCCAAGAAGTCGGTCACCGAGGTCGCCGAGGAACTCAAGGTTCTCTGA
- a CDS encoding NAD(P) transhydrogenase subunit alpha encodes MYDQLLANLAILVLSGFVGFSVISKVPNTLHTPLMSGTNAIHGIVLIGALVVLGRVEHPNLAEQIILFVAVVFGTLNVVGGFVVTDRMLGMFKAKKAAR; translated from the coding sequence ATGTACGACCAACTACTGGCCAATCTGGCGATCCTGGTGTTGTCGGGGTTCGTCGGATTCTCGGTGATCTCCAAGGTGCCCAACACCTTGCACACGCCGTTGATGTCAGGCACCAACGCCATTCACGGCATCGTGCTGATCGGCGCCCTCGTCGTGCTGGGCCGAGTTGAGCATCCGAACCTCGCCGAGCAGATCATCCTGTTCGTCGCGGTGGTGTTCGGAACGCTCAACGTGGTCGGTGGCTTCGTGGTGACCGACCGCATGCTCGGCATGTTCAAGGCCAAGAAGGCCGCGCGATGA
- a CDS encoding Re/Si-specific NAD(P)(+) transhydrogenase subunit alpha, translated as MTLIGVPRETAADERRVALVPKVIERLHAAGVAVVVESEAGTGALIPDQQYVQAGATIGDPWAADLVVKVNPPTADEIALLKPESTVVGFLAPRTRPEVADGLRLAGVTGFAMEAIPRISRAQAMDALSSQANVAGYKGVLLAASESTRFFPMLTTAAGTVKPASVLVLGVGVAGLQALATAKRLGGKTTGYDVRPEVADQVRSVGAQWLNLGIDAAGDGGYARELTDAERAQQQDALERAITGFDVVITTALVPGRPAPRLVTAAAVEGMKPGSVVVDLAGETGGNCELTEPGQTVVKHDVTIASPLNLPASMPEHASELYAKNIAALLDLLIKDGEVAPDFDDEVVSASCVTHEGNM; from the coding sequence ATGACGCTGATCGGAGTGCCGCGCGAGACCGCGGCGGATGAACGTCGTGTTGCGCTGGTGCCTAAGGTCATCGAGCGATTGCATGCCGCAGGTGTCGCCGTCGTCGTCGAAAGTGAGGCCGGCACAGGGGCATTGATTCCCGACCAACAATACGTACAGGCGGGCGCCACGATCGGCGACCCATGGGCCGCCGACCTTGTCGTGAAGGTGAACCCGCCGACCGCCGACGAGATCGCACTGCTGAAGCCCGAATCAACCGTCGTTGGGTTCCTGGCGCCGCGGACCCGCCCTGAGGTCGCCGACGGCCTACGACTGGCGGGCGTCACCGGCTTTGCGATGGAAGCAATTCCGCGCATTTCCCGCGCGCAGGCCATGGACGCGTTGTCGTCACAGGCCAATGTCGCCGGATACAAGGGGGTGCTGCTGGCGGCGTCGGAGTCCACGCGGTTCTTCCCGATGCTGACCACCGCTGCGGGCACGGTCAAGCCGGCCAGCGTGCTGGTGCTCGGCGTCGGGGTGGCCGGCCTTCAGGCCCTGGCAACCGCAAAGCGACTGGGCGGCAAGACCACCGGCTACGACGTGCGTCCCGAGGTGGCCGACCAGGTGCGCTCGGTCGGCGCGCAATGGCTGAACCTCGGCATCGACGCGGCCGGTGACGGCGGCTATGCCCGTGAGCTCACGGACGCCGAGCGGGCGCAGCAGCAGGATGCACTGGAAAGAGCGATCACCGGTTTCGACGTCGTCATCACCACCGCGCTGGTTCCCGGGCGTCCGGCGCCCCGGCTGGTCACTGCCGCCGCCGTGGAGGGCATGAAGCCCGGCAGCGTGGTGGTCGACCTGGCCGGGGAGACCGGCGGCAACTGCGAGCTGACCGAGCCGGGGCAGACCGTCGTCAAGCACGATGTGACGATCGCGTCGCCGCTGAACCTGCCAGCCTCCATGCCCGAGCACGCGAGCGAGCTGTACGCCAAAAACATTGCGGCGCTGCTGGATCTGCTGATCAAGGACGGCGAAGTGGCACCGGATTTCGACGACGAAGTCGTGTCCGCTTCATGCGTGACGCACGAGGGGAATATGTAA
- a CDS encoding 2-dehydropantoate 2-reductase, whose protein sequence is MRIAVVGAGAIGAYWGAALHRGGAEVHLIARNEHLRAMRENGVQVLSPRGDFVAYPHATDDPAEIGPVDYVFLGLKAHSYPTCGPLVEPLLGERTAVLPAQNGIPWWYFHQLAGPYEGRRIEAVDPGGATSAVLAPERAIGCVVYPATTIEAPGVIRHLEGTRFSIGEPSGDISPRCKALSDAMIAGGLKAPVEPNLRDDIWIKLMGNVAFNPISALTRATMVEICQNPNTRRIVTQLMEETLDIAARVGSRPDISIEKRLRGAENVGHHKTSMLQDLEAGKQLELDAIVTAVVEMADLTGAPAPTLRTVHAATDLLARTCVPRALRTDPVPALR, encoded by the coding sequence GTGAGAATTGCAGTCGTGGGTGCCGGAGCGATCGGCGCTTATTGGGGTGCCGCGTTGCACCGGGGTGGGGCAGAAGTTCATCTGATCGCGCGCAACGAGCATCTGCGGGCGATGCGGGAGAACGGTGTGCAGGTTCTCAGCCCGCGCGGCGACTTCGTCGCATATCCGCATGCGACGGACGATCCCGCCGAGATCGGCCCCGTCGACTACGTCTTCCTTGGTCTGAAGGCGCACAGCTACCCAACGTGCGGTCCGCTCGTCGAGCCGCTGCTCGGCGAGCGCACCGCGGTGCTGCCCGCGCAGAACGGGATTCCGTGGTGGTACTTCCACCAACTGGCAGGTCCATACGAGGGTCGCCGCATCGAGGCCGTGGATCCCGGCGGCGCGACGAGTGCTGTGCTGGCACCGGAGCGGGCCATCGGTTGCGTGGTGTATCCCGCAACGACGATCGAGGCGCCGGGCGTGATCCGGCATTTGGAGGGCACCCGGTTCTCCATCGGCGAGCCGTCGGGTGACATCTCTCCACGCTGTAAAGCGTTGAGCGACGCCATGATTGCCGGTGGGCTTAAGGCCCCGGTCGAACCCAACCTGCGTGACGACATCTGGATCAAGCTGATGGGTAACGTCGCGTTCAACCCGATCAGCGCACTCACCAGGGCGACCATGGTCGAGATCTGTCAGAACCCGAATACGCGCCGGATCGTCACCCAGCTGATGGAAGAGACGCTCGACATCGCCGCGAGAGTTGGTAGCAGGCCGGACATTTCGATCGAGAAGCGGCTACGCGGAGCGGAAAACGTCGGGCACCACAAGACGTCGATGCTGCAGGACCTCGAGGCTGGAAAGCAGCTGGAGCTCGATGCCATTGTCACCGCGGTCGTCGAGATGGCGGACCTCACCGGTGCGCCCGCCCCAACTCTGCGCACTGTCCACGCTGCCACCGACCTGCTGGCGCGCACCTGCGTGCCACGCGCCCTGCGCACCGACCCCGTCCCGGCCTTGCGCTGA
- the pyk gene encoding pyruvate kinase: MNRRAKIVCTLGPATATASRLVELIDAGMDVARLNFSHGTQAEHSVVYDTVRQIAAERGRAVGVLADLQGPKIRLGRFADGPVYWAAGEQIVITTVPCAGDHDRVSTTYDGLASDVRAGDRLLVNDGKIELRVLDVHTDDVRCEVIHGGPVSDNKGISLPGVAVSVPPLSEKDIEDLRFALELGVDMVAMSFVRAPEEVKLAHAVMDEMGKRVPVMVKLEKPEAVTDLRAIVDAFDGLMVARGDLGVEMPLEQVPLVQKRAINLCRHAAKPVIVATHMLDSMVADMRPTRAEVSDVANAVFDGADAVMLSAETSVGAYPAHTVETMGRIVVTAEDGLRQRKTTEDPLEEDEDASISDAVAAAACELGRRIGAAALCCFTRSGETAMRLAKQRSPLPLIAFAHNESVRARLAFSWGIQSAVLAASSTAETIPAEVSRGLSALGISHPGSLVVVVSGSRSGVAGYTDRMRVLRIE, encoded by the coding sequence GTGAACCGACGCGCAAAGATCGTCTGCACCCTTGGGCCGGCCACCGCCACCGCTTCCCGACTCGTCGAACTCATCGACGCCGGAATGGATGTGGCGCGGCTCAACTTCAGCCACGGCACCCAGGCCGAGCATTCCGTTGTTTACGACACGGTCCGCCAAATCGCCGCCGAGCGCGGACGGGCGGTGGGCGTGCTCGCGGACCTGCAGGGCCCGAAGATCCGGCTGGGCCGCTTCGCCGACGGACCGGTGTACTGGGCCGCCGGTGAGCAGATCGTCATCACCACCGTGCCGTGCGCTGGCGACCACGACAGAGTGTCGACGACGTACGACGGCTTGGCGTCCGACGTGCGGGCCGGCGATCGGCTGTTGGTCAACGACGGCAAGATCGAACTGCGGGTGCTCGACGTGCACACCGACGACGTCCGTTGCGAGGTGATCCACGGCGGACCCGTCAGCGACAACAAGGGCATCTCGCTGCCGGGCGTCGCGGTGAGCGTTCCGCCGTTGTCCGAGAAGGACATCGAGGACCTGAGGTTCGCCTTGGAACTCGGTGTGGACATGGTGGCCATGTCATTCGTCCGTGCGCCCGAGGAGGTCAAGCTCGCGCACGCGGTGATGGACGAGATGGGCAAGCGAGTTCCCGTCATGGTGAAACTCGAGAAACCGGAGGCGGTTACGGACTTGCGTGCGATCGTCGACGCGTTCGACGGCTTGATGGTCGCCCGCGGCGACCTCGGGGTGGAGATGCCCTTGGAACAGGTGCCGTTGGTGCAGAAGCGGGCCATCAACCTGTGCCGGCACGCGGCCAAGCCAGTGATCGTGGCGACTCACATGCTCGACTCGATGGTCGCCGACATGCGTCCGACTCGGGCCGAGGTGTCCGACGTGGCGAACGCAGTCTTCGACGGCGCCGACGCGGTGATGTTGTCAGCGGAGACCAGTGTCGGCGCTTATCCCGCCCACACGGTCGAGACGATGGGACGCATCGTTGTGACGGCGGAAGACGGACTGCGCCAACGGAAAACGACGGAAGATCCGCTCGAGGAAGACGAGGATGCCAGCATCAGTGATGCCGTTGCGGCCGCCGCTTGCGAACTCGGCAGGCGGATCGGGGCAGCGGCGCTGTGCTGCTTCACTCGCTCGGGGGAGACGGCCATGCGGTTGGCTAAGCAGCGGTCGCCGCTGCCGTTGATTGCCTTCGCGCACAACGAGTCGGTCAGGGCCCGGTTGGCGTTCTCCTGGGGCATCCAGTCGGCTGTGCTGGCGGCGTCAAGCACGGCGGAGACTATCCCAGCCGAAGTGAGCCGGGGTCTATCCGCCTTGGGTATCTCCCATCCGGGCAGCCTGGTGGTCGTGGTGTCCGGAAGTCGCAGCGGGGTAGCCGGTTACACCGACCGGATGCGTGTGCTTCGCATCGAGTGA
- a CDS encoding PAS domain-containing protein, with amino-acid sequence MTEGASVAGVTEEWLATAVVKESAEAIVVTDPAGIIRLWNEGAARMFGYPVEEAIGQNLDIIIPEKLRNRHWKGYFQTMATGYTRYGDKLLSVPATHRDGQRLSIEFSVALLRDGADQIVGISAIMREVSERRIAERELRAKISELESRVGPA; translated from the coding sequence GTGACTGAAGGCGCGAGCGTGGCCGGCGTGACCGAGGAATGGCTTGCCACAGCGGTCGTGAAGGAATCCGCCGAGGCCATCGTGGTGACTGACCCGGCAGGGATCATCCGACTGTGGAACGAAGGGGCCGCGCGAATGTTCGGCTACCCCGTCGAAGAGGCGATCGGCCAGAACCTCGACATCATCATTCCGGAGAAGCTGCGCAACCGGCACTGGAAGGGCTATTTCCAGACGATGGCCACCGGCTACACGCGTTACGGCGACAAGCTGTTGAGCGTGCCCGCCACCCACCGCGACGGCCAGCGGTTGTCCATCGAGTTCAGCGTGGCGTTGCTGCGCGACGGCGCCGACCAGATCGTTGGGATCTCCGCGATCATGCGTGAGGTCAGTGAACGGCGTATCGCTGAGCGGGAGTTGCGCGCGAAGATCTCCGAGCTCGAGAGCCGCGTGGGGCCGGCTTAA
- a CDS encoding LysR family transcriptional regulator produces MLLRQLEYFVAVARERHFARAAESCYVSQPALSTSIAKLERELSVTLINRGQNFEGLTPEGERLVVWAKRVLAEHDALKAEAAAMRSGISATLRLGIGPTVSTTAALPVAAFCALHPLARVKVCSRLSSTELLRQLRDFELDAAIAHFGPDDQSGLEVVPLYEEQYVLLVSGDQLVPAERTITWAEAAQLPLALLTPDMRFRQFIDKAFADSGATAAPQVETDSVASLYAHVATGAWASVVPHTWLRAMPVNGAARAIRLVEPDTRAQISMAIHAGMPGSVAARAFLNVAVGTPLNDIFELHRKDLVHVA; encoded by the coding sequence GTGCTGTTGCGCCAGCTGGAGTACTTCGTGGCGGTGGCCAGGGAACGGCACTTCGCCCGCGCGGCCGAGAGCTGTTACGTGTCCCAGCCGGCCCTGTCGACGTCGATCGCCAAGCTGGAGCGCGAGCTGAGCGTCACCCTCATCAACCGCGGGCAGAACTTCGAGGGGCTGACGCCCGAGGGGGAGCGCCTGGTCGTGTGGGCCAAGCGCGTGCTTGCCGAACACGATGCGCTCAAGGCCGAGGCGGCCGCGATGCGGTCCGGTATCTCCGCGACCCTGCGGCTCGGAATCGGGCCGACGGTGTCGACGACCGCCGCGCTTCCCGTGGCCGCCTTCTGCGCGCTGCATCCCCTGGCCAGGGTCAAGGTGTGTTCGCGGCTGTCATCCACCGAACTGCTGCGCCAACTGCGCGACTTCGAGTTGGACGCGGCAATAGCGCATTTCGGTCCCGACGACCAATCAGGCCTCGAGGTGGTGCCGCTCTACGAAGAGCAGTACGTGCTGCTGGTGTCGGGAGATCAGCTGGTGCCCGCCGAGCGGACCATCACGTGGGCCGAGGCTGCGCAGCTGCCGTTGGCGCTGCTGACGCCGGATATGCGGTTCCGCCAGTTCATCGACAAGGCGTTCGCCGACAGCGGCGCGACGGCGGCGCCTCAAGTAGAAACCGATTCCGTCGCATCGCTTTACGCCCATGTGGCCACGGGCGCATGGGCGAGCGTGGTGCCCCACACCTGGCTGCGGGCAATGCCGGTCAACGGAGCGGCGCGAGCCATCCGCCTCGTCGAACCGGATACCAGGGCACAGATCTCGATGGCGATCCACGCGGGAATGCCGGGTTCGGTTGCCGCAAGGGCGTTCTTGAACGTCGCGGTCGGAACGCCGCTGAACGACATATTTGAACTCCACCGAAAGGACCTCGTGCACGTCGCATAA